TCTCGGACCTGAGTTCATCAGCCGAATATCGTTTGCCATCTTAGACAGACCGATTGCACAGGTCTTAAGAGAAGAAGATACCACGGAAAATCCCTCAATATTTTGTGTTCCGTCCACCATGTCTTCACAGCGTTTAAGAGGCAGTCCGCTTACTTCACTCAAGGTCGGTACAATATGCTCTGCGTAATATTCGGTGGTATTGATTCCGGTTCCGATAGCGGTTGCTCCCATATTGATGGTAAGCATTTCTTTTATAGCTTCTTGAATACGGATTTTGTCTCTCTCAACAGCCGATGCGTACGCATGGAATTCCTGACCCAATGTAATCGGTACAGCATCCATCAGCTGGGTTCTTCCGATCTTTACCACATCATAAAATTCCTCGCTCTTATCTATCAGCCCACGATATAATTCGTCCAGTTTCTCTGCAAGCAGCAGACCTGTTCTATACAAAGACATCTTTATAGAGGTAGGATATACGTCATTTGTAGACTGAGATTCATTTACATGGTCATTTGGATGACAATACTGATATTCACCTTTTTGTTTTCCCAGAATTTCCAGGGCAATATTTGCAATGACCTCATTGGCATTCATATTAGTAGAAGTTCCGGCTCCACCCTGAATCTGATCTAAAATGAACTGGTCGTGAAATTTGCCGTTTAAAATTTCATCGCATGCCTTTATGATGGCTTCTGCAATAGTTTTATCCAAGGTTCCTGCCTTTTCGTTGGCCATGGCACAAGCTTTCTTTATTTCCGCTAAAGTCCTAATCTGTACTTCAGGAGTTTTCTTCCCTGTAATATTGAAATTTTCCTTTGCGCGCAAGGTCTGCACACCATAATATGCTTCCGCAGGCACTTTCTTCTCACCCACTGAGTCTGTTTCAAAACGATAGTCCATAATTTTTCCCCCACATTCCTTGTACATTGCTTATTATAGCATATTTAAATTTATACGAGTTAAGATATTTATCCTCTTAACCGGTTGACTTATCTTTATTTGTATTCTACAATACGATTATGACATATTCAAATACTTATATTATTATATGTATTATAACTTTTTAGTTATAATACGAGGAGGTCTTTCCTTATGTTTGCTAAAAAAGATTTAATCTATACTATTTATAAAGAAAAAAGCTTTTCTAAAGCTGCCGAGGCTCTGTATATTTCTCAGCCTTCCCTGAGCGCCATGGTCAAAAAAGTCGAAGCCAAAATCGGAGAACCGATCTTCGACCGCAGCACCAATCCCATTCAGCTCACCGAAACAGGGAAAAAATATATGGCGTGCTGTGAAAATATCAAAAAAACAGAAGAAGCGTTTCTGAACTATTTAAACGATACCCACGAGCTTAAAACAGGCTCCCTGTCTCTGGGCAGCAATCATCTATTTATGGCTCACGTCCTTCCGAAGCTGATCCAGATCTTTGTAAACCGATACCCGCTTATCACCTTGAACCTGATAGATTCACACAGCCACGATCTGGAGAAAAAGCTGCTGGAGGGGGATCTGGATCTGATCATCGATAACAAAGAGCTCAGCTCGGACATGTATGAAAAATTCTTTCTGGGAACAGAATTTTTGCTGCTGGCTGTTCCCAGAAAGTTAGAAGTAAACGACCGCCTGAAACCGTATCAACTGACCTATGAGGATATCCAGCATAACAAGCATATCCATAATGAACAGATTCTGCCCACGCCTTTATCCTGCTTTGCGGATCTTCCTTTCGTACTGATGCACGAGGGAAATGATACCAGAACCCGGGCAGACAATATTTTCTTAAGACAGGCTGTCAAGCCCAAGATTCTTTTCGAGCTCAATCAATTAGCCACCGTATACAATCTTATTTCCATAGGGCTTGGCATATCCTTTATCAGCGATACTCTGATAAAGCGCTCCCCCGCCATGCAGGATCAATTATACTTCTACCAGATCGACGATCCCGATACGAAACGAAACGTATTCTTTCATTCTAAGAAGAACAGGTATGTGACAAAAGCCATGGAGGAATTTATCAAAATCAGCAAAGAATACAGCCCCCTGTCCAGCTCTGCGGAATAAAAAACACAGTCCATTCCAAGACCTTCTATGGAAAAGCAAAGCAGGGTCTGCTGAAATTTCAGTAAGCCCTGCTTGTCAAATTCTTTTTATAAGATTTTAGTACGTTATGTCATTGAGCAGCATAACACCGTCGGTTAATATCTTCATGCCCTTTAAGTTTTTATTGTATGCTGTAAAGCTTTCTTCAGAATATAAAGGAATCAGGTTTACATTTTCAAAGATATGCATCTGCGCATCTCCAATTTTTTTCGTTCTTTCATTGGTATCAATAGTGGATGCAATATCCTTTACCATACTCTTATACGCTTCCGTATTTCCCGGAGCATTCGGATCACGATAGCAATTGTTGAGCACTAATATCGGTTCAGCCCAAGACAGCCATTCAATACCTGTGTCATATTTATTATCTCCAATTTTCTGATTGACATAGTTCCAGTCGATGGCTTCAATATTCATTTTAAAGCCTACTGTTTTCAGCTGTTCCGCAAGGATTTCCGGAATAGTGGTGGAATTTGTCCAAGCATACCAGGTAAAGGCCAGGTCTTTTCCGTTCTTTTCACGGATTCCATCCCCATTGGTATCTTTCCAGCCTGCTTCGTCTAACAGCTTCTTTGCCTTCTCAGGATCGTTGGAAAGATTTGTCTTGAACCAGTCCTTCGCATCCGGTGAGAAGTTCTGCACGGAATCATAAATGATGGAGTATGCCGGACTGATGATGCCGTTCATTGCTTTTGCCAGAGACTCTCGGTCAAGGGACAGAGCCAATGCTTTACGCACATTGATGTCCGAAAACACAGGAGAATCCGTATTCATTTCGAAGTAGTCGATATTCGGATAAGAAGTCTTTTTGATTACAACAGAATCGCTCTTTTCCAGATCTTTTCTCTGATCATCTGTGCTTAATGAGGCGATGATGTCCGTCGTACCATTCTTTAACTCTTCTGTTGCCGTGAATTTTTCCTCATTGAAATGAACGGAAACAGTCTTGAATTTTGCAGGGCCTTTATTCTCTACCAGCGGATTGGCACACTTATAGCCGTCGTTCCTTACCAATTTTACTTCGGACCCTGAGATATAACCGTTTTCAGCCAGACTATACAGCCCATAAGGATGACATCCCCACATCAGCTTTTTGTCGTTCATGGAATCCAGCTCGTCTTTTGGTATAACTACAATAAATCCTGAACACAGATAATACAGCATATCAGATTTAAATGAACTCAAATGCAGCGTTACCTGTCTGCCGTTTACATCCATGGACTGGATGTTATCATACCCTTCTGCATACGGACTTACCTTAAGACCATGCTCAATAGAAGCCACTACGTCTTCCGGCTCTACCTGCTTTCCTGTAGAGAACTTCATGCCTTCCGGCACGTTGAAGGTGGCTGTTTTCCCGTCCTCGCTTACCTGCCAGTCTGTGCAGACATTATCTACCACCGTGTTTGTTTCAGCATCCCACTGAAAAAGAGCTTCCGCAGCAAGACTCTGAACCGAGGCAGTACTGTCAAGCTGGAAAACATCCAGACCATACCACTCGCTGTCCACAATAGACAGTCCGTCCTTTTGTGCTTTGTCATTTCCGCTGCCGTTGCCGCCGCAGGCAGTCATGCTGACTACCAAGGCAGCAATCAAACTTAATGCCAATAACTTTTTCTTCATTTTTTCCCTCCTCGCCAAAAGGCAAATTACTTTAGTGAAAACGGTTATTACAGATCCAATGGATGAAAACATGCAATCTGATGGTTCTTATTTACCAGAACCGTTTCCGGTTCTTCATTTTTGCATTCTTCGGTGGCATACTTGCATCTGTCGCTGAATCTGCATCCCCCGCCAAGGTTGATCAGACTGCCCGGATCTCCCTTAATGACCTCCTTCTTGTTGTTGCGCTGTTTCGGGTCCAGGATAGGCGACGCATCCAGAAGAGCCTTTGTATAAGGGTGCTTGGCAATTTCTTTGGTGGGGCCGCACTCCACCAGCTTTCCCAGATACATCACGGCAATTCGGTCGCTTATATACTTGATGACATTCAAATCATGGGCAATGATCAGATAGGTCAGGTGCAGCTGTTCCTGCAGGTCCAGAAGCAGGTTCAGGATCTGTGCCTGTACGGATACATCAAGAGCGCTGGTAGGTTCATCCAGTATCATGACTTTAGGATTTAATGCCAGTGCTCTGGCAATGGCTATTCGTTGAAGCTGTCCTCCCGAAAGCTGGTGGGGATAGCTGTCCAAATACCGTTGATCCATCTTTACCATATCTAAAACATCCCTGGCTTTTTTTCTTGCTTCCGCTTTGGATACGCCGTGGATGATCATGGGCCGCATAATGGAGCTCTCTACTGTCTGTCTCGGATTCAGATTAGAAGCAGGATCCTGAAAGACGACAGCGACTTCACTGTGGAGCTTTCTCATGTCCTTTGAGGTGGCAGAGGATAGATTGATGCCGTCCACAAGGATACTGCCTCCCGTCATTTTGGACAGGCTGAGAATCACTCTGGCCAATGTGGTCTTGCCGCTGCCGGATTCTCCCACCAGACCGACGATTTCTCCCTCATGGATATCCAGTGTAATATCATCTACCGCCTTGACATAGGTGGTCTGTTTTTTTATAAGACCTTTTTCAATACGAAAGTATTTTTTCAGGCCGTCCAGTTTAATCATTACGTTCTGTTCCATACTACTTTTTTTCGTCCTTTCCGGCAAGATAACAACGGCAGAAGTGATCCCCTTGAATATTCACTACAGGAGGATCCTCCTGAAAGCATTTTTCCAAAGCATACGGACACCGGTTCGCAAATCTGCATCCCGGTTTTTTCTCTGTGATACGCGGCACAGACCCATCTATGGTTTGGAGCCGTATTTCTGCCTTTGTTTTTCTTGGCAGAGCCTGCATCAAAAGCCTTGTATAAGGATGTACTGGATTTTCAAATATTTCAAATACATCTCCGCTTTCCACCATTTCACCGGCATACATGACGCCGATTCGGTCAGCGATTTCTGCTACCAGACCAAAATTGTGGGTAATCAACATAATCGCTGTGTTATATTTTTCTTTTAAGCCTTTCATAATGTCCAGAATCTGTGCTTCAATGGTCACGTCCAGCGCTGTGGTCGGTTCATCTGCAATCAACAGTTCCGGATTGCGGGACAGCATCATGGCGATCATAACACGCTGACGCATACCGCCGGAGAGTTCATGGGGGAAGCTGTTCACCCGCTCATCCGCATCCGGCATCTTTACATCCCGGAACAGATTGACCACACGGTTCCAGGCTTCTCTCTTGTCCACCTTGTCCAGCATAATCGCCTCAGACACCTGACTGCCCACCGTATAGACCGGATTAAGAGAGTCCAGTGGATTCTGAAATATCATGCCTATTTCCTTGCCTCGTATCGCTTCCATCTGTTTTTCACTGCACGTACGCAGATCTTTTCCCTTAAATATAATTTTTCCGGTAATTTCTTCATTTCCACCGGGAAGCAAATTCATAATGCTATGGGCTACCGTGGATTTACCACAGCCCGATTCACCTACAATAGCGAAAATCTCTCCTTTGTTAATTGTGCAGCTCACATCATTGACAGCAGAAAGATAACCGTCCTTTACCCGATAGTCTATGGATAGATGCTCCAGCTTTAATAGTTCTTTACTCATCACTGCCTCCGTTTCTACTGTGATTTCATATGCGGATCAAGGAGGTCCCTGAGACCTTCGCCCATCAGATTAAATCCAAAGGTGATATACACAAGGGCAATGCCCGGGAATAAGCTGAGCCATGGTGCCGTAGTAATGTAATCCAGCCCCATGGAAATGGCAAGTCCCCAATCCGGTGAAGGCGGCTGTGAACCCAGCCCCAGAAAGGACAGGGTCGTCGTGGACAGGATCGTTGCAGGCAGATTCAAGGATACCATGACGATCAGGGATGGTATGATATTGGGCAGGATGTATCGTATCATCAGCGCCGCATTGGTTTCGCCGAAGGCCTTCCCTGTTTCCACAAAGGCCATATTTCGCAGGGAAAGCGTCTTGGATCTCACCGCCCGGGCATAGCTGGCCCAAGCGACCAAAGATATGGCGATGACCGTATTGGTCAGTCCCTTTCCCAGCATCGTTACTACTGCCAAAGCCAGAATCGTTCCCGGAATGCACCAAGTCAGATCTGTCATAAAGGATAGAACTCTGTCCACCCATTTGCCGAAAAATCCGCAGACCAGTCCCACTACTACACCGATGACCAGCTGCAGGATACCGCCCAGAAAGGCCACCCACAGAGCGATACGAGTTCCGTATATGACCTTGGAAAACAGATCCCGCCCCAGATCATCCGTACCGAACCAGTACTTTGCACAAGGTGCGGTAAGCCGATCGGCTACGTTCTGCTGTGTATAATCATAAGGAGCAATCACGTTTGCAAATATTGCTACCAAAATTGCGCTGAGGAGAATCACAAAACCAATCATAAAATTTTTGTTCTTCCAGCATTCATAAAGTGTATCTTTTCCTTTTTTGCTCACGTTAATTTTCCCCCCCGCTTAAAGATGCCCGGATTCTCGGATCCAGCATACCTATGATGATGTCACTCAGCAGGTTGCATATGACAGTAAGGATTGCAATCAACAGTAGTACTGCCTGTACCACCGGCATATCCTGCACGATGATAGAGTTCAGCAGTAAGTTTCCCATACCAGGAAGAGCAAATACCTTTTCGATAACAACGGCTCCTGAAATCAACCACGGAATGGACATGAACACAAGAGTCGTTACCAATATTAACGCATTGCGAAGCACATGCTTAATCATAACGGTCTTTTTGGAAAGCCCCTTCGCATATGCGGTCGTTACGTATTTTTCATTTAATACTTCCAAGACCTCTGTTTTTGTAATACGCAGGGTACCTCCCATGCCGGCCAGCACAATGGTGGCTACCGGTAAAATATAGTTCTGCGGAGTGGAATACCCACTGATCGGCAATATTCTCAGCTGAACTCCAAAGAAAAGAATAAACAATGCACCCAGCCAAAAAGACGGAACCACCGTCATCAGCAGCGAAAAATTCACTGTGAATCGGTCGAACCAGCTGTCCTTTTTCATGGCGCAAAGCAGCCCAAGGGGCAGCGCAATAACAATTTCGAGAATAAGAGCCCAGGTGCACAGCTTGAGGCTGTAGGGTATTCTTTCCCTCATGATTTCCCATACATCGCTTTTATATCGGGTGGATTGTCCAAAATCTCCATGAATCGCGTTGCCCACCCAGTTTTTATATTGTGTTAGGAATGGTTGGTCATAACCGAGCTCATGGGCAATTTCGGCTTTCTTTTCTGCTGACACCTTACGGTCAACCACCATATCTACAGGATTTCCGGGCATCATATACATCAAACTGAACACCAGAAACGAAACAGATATAACCAGAAGCACTCCAAGAGCAATTCGTTTTATAATATAATCTCTGATAATTACATCTCCCTTCTATCAAGCACATTCTGCTTCATTTTTTAACAGACTCGCTGATACATTCTATTATAGCACCTTACAGCCCAGGCCTTTCCGTCTCGGATAAAAAATTCCAATGTGCTGACTCGCTTTTTGGGATCTTTTTCGGAAACGGCAGCGAAAACTGTACCGCCGCAATACTTCAGCAGGGTCTTTGTGCCGCCGTAATCGGCTTTCAATATGCCGTGATCTTGTGTAACAACCGCATGCACGGGAAGCCCCTCCTCAGCTAGAAAGTCCCCGCACAGGATTTCCGGCATAGAAAAGCTTTTTTCGATGGGAACTGCCCATTCATGGCTTTTCTCTAAGGGCAAGCCCAAAATATAATTGTAGCAGACCCACTGGAATTCCTCTACATCTACTTCACTTTCATTGCACAATACGGTTGCGGAATATCCGCTGTCCGTAAATCCGCCTATGGAAGAAACGCCGTGCAGACCGCCGGTATGTTCGCATATAATCTGCCCATCCACTAAGCTTTTCGTCAGGCCAAGGCAATAATACGGCTGTTTCCCTAACGGAAAGCTCTTTCCGATCAGAAGCTCGACGGCTTCCTTGGGCACGACCTGCTTTCCTTCCCACAGACCAAAATCCGACAACATCTTATAATACCGGGTCAGGTCACTGGCTGTCGACTTGACACAGGCACAGCCCCGAAACGGCGGCAGGACGGACCAATTATCATCCTGTATCAGTTTCCCGTCCTCCGTCCGTTCAAAAAGGCTAGTCATGTTGTCTCCAGCCATAGCTTTTGCCTTTTCAGCATCTAAATCCAGCACCGATCGGGTCATGCCCAGCGGTGCAAATATTCGTTCCGACAAAAAATCCTCCAGCGTGATTCCGGATGCCATATCCACCACATAGGACAGCAGAGCATATCCATCATTAGAATAGCTCATATATTCTCCCGGAGCACCCAGCAGCTTATAGTTTCCTGCTGCCAAATAGTCCACGACCTGTTCGATCTTGTCCATCTTATTCGGTGCTGTTTTGAGCATATGACGATACCACGGGCTGTCCCTTTCGTTGCTGTTCATGGCGATGGACCATTCCAGCGGCGGAAGAGGCGGCAGGCCTGCCCGGTGCATGGCAATGGTTCTTAAGGTGACACATTCATCCGGTGTACCCGGCAGGTGAAGAGACGGAAAATACTTCGTAATCGGATCAGATAAATCCAATTTCCCTTCTGTCTGCAAGATACAGCAGGCGAGAGCTGTCATGGACTTGCTCATGGAAGCAATTCCAAACACCGTGTTCTCGTCTACTTCTATTTTTTTTTCAACATCCCGGTATCCGTATCCCTTTTGAAATAAGATTCCTTCCGGCCCACGAATAGAAACGGCTATGCCCGGATACGCTTTTTCGTAAAACAGTTTTTCTATATAATGATCCAAATTCGTATAATTTCTTTTCATGTTGTCCTTTCTCTGATATGTATACTCTTCTTATCGTTCTACTGAAAAAACAATGGATTTATTGTCTGTATCCATGGTACATTCAGCTCCCATAGGGAGAGTGACCATGGGAAAGCCATGACCGGACTGAATATTGTACATTACCGGGATATTCAGATCTTTTACAGCATCTTTAACGATGTCAACGATGGTATAGTTTTCCTGATCCGTATCACAGTTTGAGAATTGTCCCAGCAGAATGCCGGAAACACCTTTCAGCTTACCTGCATTGCGAAGCTGATAGATATTTCTGTCCATATTGCCAATGTGTTCTCCTACCTCTTCTACGAACAGAATTTTACCTTCTGTCTCCATCTCATAGGGGGTTCCGATGGATGTGCACATGACCGTCAGGTTCCCGCCTGTCAGAATTCCACATGCTTTTCCTGCTTTAGCCGTTTTGATCTCAAAGTCCTTGGGCGGCTGATACACATATTCTTTTTCAGCCGTCAGCGCATCAAAAAAGGCTTTTTCACTTTCCTTATCAAAATGCTCGATCATATTGGATCTCACCATAGGACCGTGAAAGGTCACCAGACCGCATTGCTGATTGAACAGCAAATGCAGGCTCGTCACATCGCTGTAACCGACAAAAATTTTAGGGTTGGCTTTTACGATATCTGGATCTACATATTCCATGATGCGATTTCCTCCATCGCCGCCGCGAATGCAGAATATAGCGTCCACTTCATCATCGGCAAACATCCTATTGATCCAGTTTCCCCGAACTTCTTCCTCGCCTGCCATGTATCCGCCTTTGGAAGCGGATAGGTTATCAGCAGATTTTACCCGATAACCAAGGTCCTGCAAGACCTTCTGACACTGTGCGACCTGCTCCGGAGAGACCGGAGAACTCGGTGCCACCAGACCGATCATCGCACCTTTTTTTAATGTTTTCGGATATTTCAAACTTTTTCACCTCTTTTTATAACTTAAGAAAGTACATCCCGATGCTTTTGCAGCAGGATGTACCTTTAGTTCTATCTGGAAGCTTTTATCATTCTGACAGGAACATACGGGCAACGGTTAGTTCCCAAATTGTTTTTGCCGTATATTCCACTGTATTGCTGTCCGTTTGTTTGGCTCCCGGATACCACGATGCTCTCCTGGCATGTTGATGTTCCTTAAAATTAATAACCATATGATACTCTTTTTCAACAGGCCTTAATCCAACGTTCGCTTTTAATGCTTTTTCAACGCCCGCTTCAATATTTTCGATGGCTTCTTCCGGATGAATATTCCATGAAGCGTTACCAATTCCTTTTTTCGTAGCCACGGTGATAATTTCCGGATGACTTTTTTTCGCCAACTGACACATTCCCTCGTCTCCCGAAAGGAAAACAGAAGGAACTTTATAATCTGTAGCCAAAAGTGCATTATATAAAAATTCCGAGGCCAATTCTCCGTTAATTTTTATATAGTTGAACCATTCATGCTCACCCGTATGAGCCAGCGAACTGGTATCCGTTCCTTCCGGAGAATGATACCCGATATAGACCACTGCGTCAAAGCTCTCGTCCAGACCGCCCATCATAGACGCCGGAGAGGACATCCAGCCTCTGATCAACTGAACACCTTTCGGCAGTTCTGTCATATCAATGTTCAATGCATCCTCGTGTCCATCCTTTACTACGACTTCATATCCCAGCTTCATGGCGGCTCTGCACGCTGCCGCTACCTCCAAGGTCATTTGCCGACAGGCAGCTTCATATCCTTGACCGCCGTATCTCGTTTCACCCCAACTGGTAACCCCAGTCACGCCTTCAATATCGGCACTGATAAATACTTTCATTTTTATACCCTATCCATCCTATAAGAATTCTTTTAAAGCAAAAACTTCTTTTCCTCGAATACCTTTTACATTCTCCGCATGATAGATGGAGCTGACAACAGCTTCCTCCACCACTTCTGCCGTTGCTTCAAAAATTTTGTCTATAGCGTCGTCATGGAACATCTTCGTTTCGATAATATTTTTTTCGCTGTAATGAGGCATAATATTTGTATTAGAGAACGCAACCGCAATATCTCCGCTGCCATTTCCAAGGAATGAACCGGTTCTGCATAAAGCAACAGTCGCTCTTTTTGCCACACGTCTGAGCTGTCTTTCATTAAGCGGCAGATCCGTTCCGATAATAATGATGACCGATCCCTTTTCCGCTTTGCTCTTTGGTACCTTCTCCGTGTCAATTCTTCTGCCGTCTATCATCAGATTTCCGGACATACCGAAGTTCGACATCAGAATCGCACCAATCGTATAATCCTTCCCGTCACAAGGTACGATTCGGGAAGCTGACCCGATTCCGCCTTTAATGCCCATACAGATCATGCCGCTTCCGGAACCTGCAACGCCTTCTTCAAACACATCACCGCAATTTTCAATGGCCTGCAATACATCTTCTTCCGTAACATGCATACCTCTGATATCGTTCAGTTCTCCGTCATTGCATTCTGTAACAACACAGTTTACAGTGCCTGTAGTCGTTCCGATATCTTCGTTTTCCTTCATCATATATTTTGTTACGGCATTTAAGGCTGTTCCTACACCAAAGGTATTGGTCATGATGATCGGCGTCTCAATATTTCCCAGTTCATCAATCTGCACCAGACCGGTACTTTTGCCGAAGCCGTTTATAACAGAAGTAGCGGCCAGCACCTTGTTTTTAAAAAGATTTCCCGTATGGGGCAGAATAGCCGTAACCCCCGTATGAATATCTTTTTCCTGATCAATTAGAGTGACATGCCCTACCTTTACACCGGGTACATCTGTAATAAGATTTCTTTCACCTTTTTTAAATTTGCAGCGAATGCTCACTTCGCAGTCTTTAGGTAAACCCATTTTACGCCTCCTCGTATTTATGCTTTCTTATGCTTTTTTATGCTTTATTTTTTTCTGCTTTTATTTTCTTATCGAATATAAAGTAAACGATAGCACCTGCAACCGGTACTACTAAACCAATTAAAGCGGTAACGGTATCTTCCATCAGGGTGTTCAGCATTAAGCCAAAGAACAGAAGAATGGAAATGATAACTGTGACCGGATAGCCCCAAGCTTTGTACGGACGTGCCAAGTTTGGATATCTCTTTCTGTAAACAATAACAGCCACTACGCAAAGTACGTTGAACAGCATTCCCGCAAATACGACCAAAGAGGTCAGCTGATCCAGATTTCTTAAAAGAACCAATATGCTGGAGATGATCGCCTGACCGATTAAAGCTGTTGTAGGAACATTGTACTTCGGGTGCAGCTTTCCATAGCTCTTGAAGAAATGTCCTTCTTTTGCCATGGCATAGTAGTTACGAGGGAAGGCAATGATCATTCCGTTTAAGGAACTGAACATGGCAATCAGCATGGTCGCCAGTACCAGACCTCCGCCTATGCCGCCGAATACACGTTTTGCTACCTCTGTTCCCAGATATAGATTTCCGTCTCCGATCATGTTTACGATTTCCGTATGCGGAAGAACCTTATAGATCGCAAAGTTGAATAAAGTATAGATGATTGTGATAGCACCGATACCAAGCAGTAATGCTCTTGGCAGGTTCTTAGCCGGATTTTTCATTTCTTCCGCAAGGGAATTCAAGTTGGTCCAGCCTTCATATGCCCATAAGGTGGCTACCGTAGCAAATGCGATCATACCGATGATGGCACTAAACCCTGCTTCTGTGCCATCCGCAGGAGCCAAAGTCAGATCTGGATGCTGCTGGCCTAAGAAAAGTGCCCCGCAAATAATGATAACAATTGGGATGATTTTTGCAACCATAGATACATTCTGTAAGATGGTTCCCCGTTTAATTCCCATGGAATTATACAAAGTCAGCAGAATAATCAATGCAATCGCGATTATCTTGATGGAAGCATCGGACAAATCCAGATAGCCTCTCAAGGCAGTCGGCAGTGCAATCGCCAATGCGGCAATAGAACCTGCACCGCTCAGCAGCCAGCTTGTAAAACCAAACATATACCCAACGACCGGATGATACGCTTCATCCAAATAAACAACCATACCACCTGATTTCGGACTGGATGCGCCTAATTCCGCAAAGCACAGTCCGCCAAGTAAGGATACGATACCTCCAACAATCCAGCATAACAGCGCTAAGCCCATGCTCATGTGAGTTCGTTCCAATACATATGAACCTAAATAAAAAATTCCTGAACCAATCATGATTCCGCCAATGATGCTCACACCGCCGAACAGACCGATTTCTTTTTTGAAACCAACTTCAGCAGGCGCACCTGAATTACCTTTTGAACTCATAATTATTCCTCCTTAAAAATGAATTTAGTCTGTGACCATGAATTGATTTTAGTCTATGACTATATTAATAGTAATAAGCAAAAATAGTGCCAATTTATAATTATTGAAAAATAAGAGTTTTTAAAGATTTCGCAAAAATATCCATCTCTATTAATCCTATTTAATCCCATTTATACCCTTTTATTTCAGAAATTTAAAGGGATTCCAATCGTATAAATCTGTCTTTTGGAACCTTTTTCATTGGGATAAACTTATTCATAGTATCCCAAATCCAGTCGGATATATGTCCAGTCCTTTCATATTCTCCCTTTTTATTGGTATAATAATTGCAATACTATAA
This region of Aminipila luticellarii genomic DNA includes:
- a CDS encoding ABC transporter permease produces the protein MIRDYIIKRIALGVLLVISVSFLVFSLMYMMPGNPVDMVVDRKVSAEKKAEIAHELGYDQPFLTQYKNWVGNAIHGDFGQSTRYKSDVWEIMRERIPYSLKLCTWALILEIVIALPLGLLCAMKKDSWFDRFTVNFSLLMTVVPSFWLGALFILFFGVQLRILPISGYSTPQNYILPVATIVLAGMGGTLRITKTEVLEVLNEKYVTTAYAKGLSKKTVMIKHVLRNALILVTTLVFMSIPWLISGAVVIEKVFALPGMGNLLLNSIIVQDMPVVQAVLLLIAILTVICNLLSDIIIGMLDPRIRASLSGGEN
- a CDS encoding serine hydrolase domain-containing protein, yielding MKRNYTNLDHYIEKLFYEKAYPGIAVSIRGPEGILFQKGYGYRDVEKKIEVDENTVFGIASMSKSMTALACCILQTEGKLDLSDPITKYFPSLHLPGTPDECVTLRTIAMHRAGLPPLPPLEWSIAMNSNERDSPWYRHMLKTAPNKMDKIEQVVDYLAAGNYKLLGAPGEYMSYSNDGYALLSYVVDMASGITLEDFLSERIFAPLGMTRSVLDLDAEKAKAMAGDNMTSLFERTEDGKLIQDDNWSVLPPFRGCACVKSTASDLTRYYKMLSDFGLWEGKQVVPKEAVELLIGKSFPLGKQPYYCLGLTKSLVDGQIICEHTGGLHGVSSIGGFTDSGYSATVLCNESEVDVEEFQWVCYNYILGLPLEKSHEWAVPIEKSFSMPEILCGDFLAEEGLPVHAVVTQDHGILKADYGGTKTLLKYCGGTVFAAVSEKDPKKRVSTLEFFIRDGKAWAVRCYNRMYQRVC
- a CDS encoding S66 peptidase family protein, producing MKYPKTLKKGAMIGLVAPSSPVSPEQVAQCQKVLQDLGYRVKSADNLSASKGGYMAGEEEVRGNWINRMFADDEVDAIFCIRGGDGGNRIMEYVDPDIVKANPKIFVGYSDVTSLHLLFNQQCGLVTFHGPMVRSNMIEHFDKESEKAFFDALTAEKEYVYQPPKDFEIKTAKAGKACGILTGGNLTVMCTSIGTPYEMETEGKILFVEEVGEHIGNMDRNIYQLRNAGKLKGVSGILLGQFSNCDTDQENYTIVDIVKDAVKDLNIPVMYNIQSGHGFPMVTLPMGAECTMDTDNKSIVFSVER
- a CDS encoding M55 family metallopeptidase; translation: MKVFISADIEGVTGVTSWGETRYGGQGYEAACRQMTLEVAAACRAAMKLGYEVVVKDGHEDALNIDMTELPKGVQLIRGWMSSPASMMGGLDESFDAVVYIGYHSPEGTDTSSLAHTGEHEWFNYIKINGELASEFLYNALLATDYKVPSVFLSGDEGMCQLAKKSHPEIITVATKKGIGNASWNIHPEEAIENIEAGVEKALKANVGLRPVEKEYHMVINFKEHQHARRASWYPGAKQTDSNTVEYTAKTIWELTVARMFLSE
- a CDS encoding P1 family peptidase, translating into MGLPKDCEVSIRCKFKKGERNLITDVPGVKVGHVTLIDQEKDIHTGVTAILPHTGNLFKNKVLAATSVINGFGKSTGLVQIDELGNIETPIIMTNTFGVGTALNAVTKYMMKENEDIGTTTGTVNCVVTECNDGELNDIRGMHVTEEDVLQAIENCGDVFEEGVAGSGSGMICMGIKGGIGSASRIVPCDGKDYTIGAILMSNFGMSGNLMIDGRRIDTEKVPKSKAEKGSVIIIIGTDLPLNERQLRRVAKRATVALCRTGSFLGNGSGDIAVAFSNTNIMPHYSEKNIIETKMFHDDAIDKIFEATAEVVEEAVVSSIYHAENVKGIRGKEVFALKEFL
- a CDS encoding APC family permease, which produces MSSKGNSGAPAEVGFKKEIGLFGGVSIIGGIMIGSGIFYLGSYVLERTHMSMGLALLCWIVGGIVSLLGGLCFAELGASSPKSGGMVVYLDEAYHPVVGYMFGFTSWLLSGAGSIAALAIALPTALRGYLDLSDASIKIIAIALIILLTLYNSMGIKRGTILQNVSMVAKIIPIVIIICGALFLGQQHPDLTLAPADGTEAGFSAIIGMIAFATVATLWAYEGWTNLNSLAEEMKNPAKNLPRALLLGIGAITIIYTLFNFAIYKVLPHTEIVNMIGDGNLYLGTEVAKRVFGGIGGGLVLATMLIAMFSSLNGMIIAFPRNYYAMAKEGHFFKSYGKLHPKYNVPTTALIGQAIISSILVLLRNLDQLTSLVVFAGMLFNVLCVVAVIVYRKRYPNLARPYKAWGYPVTVIISILLFFGLMLNTLMEDTVTALIGLVVPVAGAIVYFIFDKKIKAEKNKA